DNA sequence from the Methylacidiphilum kamchatkense Kam1 genome:
TCTGTCTCCCCTTCCGTCTCGTGTCGCCCTTTGGGAAGACAATGATTCTGAAAAAATCTTTTCACAATCCTATCCTCCCCTGAATGAAAGCTAATCACAGCTAATCTTCCTCCTTCCTTTAAAAGCCTTGCTCCTTCTTCAAGTCCTTTTTGAAGATGCTCGAGCTCTTCATTGACAGCCATTCTTAAAGCAAGAAATGGTCGAGTGGCCACATGCCCTTTTGCCTTCGATAAGCGTGCTTTTAAAATAATTTCTAAAAAATCTTTGACTCGCAGAATAGGCCGAATCGATCGAAATCGTTCCACCTCTTCGGCAAGCCTTTGGCTTTCATTTGGCTTGCAGCTTACCGAAAAAAGCCTTATCAATTGCTCTTTGCTGAAGTTGTTCAACAAAAAGGCGGCTGTTTTTTCTTTCGAACTATCCATTCTCATGTCCAAAGGAGCTTCAGGAAATTGAAAACTGAACCCTCTTTGTGGATCCTTCAATTGTCCTAACGAAACCCCAAGATCCAACAACACTCCATCGACCCGATCCCAACCGATTTGAGCGCAAGCTACCGCCATTTCCGAAAAATTCTTTCGGAAAAAGTAAAAATGATGCCCTTTTTCTCTCAGCAACCCCGCTCTTTGCTGAGCTTGCTCATCCATATCCATTGCCAAGACCTTACATCCTTTTTCCAGAAGCGCGGTCGTGTGCCCCCCATACCCAAAAGTACCATCGATCCATTTTTCATTTTCTTGCGGCTGGCAAAGCTCCAAAAACTCCTTGAGCATGACAGGAACATGGAGCAGTTGGCCTTCCTCTCTTTTCTTTTCCATGCCACCTTTTTCTTTTCCTAAATTTTAAGTTCTGCTAATCATCCTCCTTCTTTTGTCCTCATTTTTCCTCTCCTCTCATAGTCCCATGCCCTCAATTGCTTCCTCAAAAGAAGTGCTTTTTCCAGCCGTTTCTTCTTGCCATTTCTTTTGATCCCAAATTTCAAAATGATCTAAACGGCCCACCAATACTGCCTCTTTCCCAATCTGTGAATGTTTTCTTAGTCTTTCTTTGATTGATATCCTTCCCTGCTGATCCCAGCTCACTGCTTGAGAAATCTGAGCCAGGAGCTCTAGCTGTTGCCTGATCGGGTCTTGTAATCTTAAAGTTTCAATCTTTTGATGAATTTCTTCCATCCAGGACTCTGGATAGACTTTCAAGTGGTGAAATTTGGAAGGGAAAACAAAGAGCCGGCTATCATACCCTTCCTGCCTCCATTCGGAAGGAACAGTTATTCTTCCTTTTTCGTCAAAGGCATGCTCAAAAATGTCAGTATAGGTAGCTCTTTTTTTCCCCATAATTGGATTTTATTCCATTTTTCTCTACTTTCTTCCATTTTTCACCACTATTATTCATACTCAAATTTTTCTGCCCTGTCATTAAAAACTTTTGATTTTGAATAAAACTTTTTGCTTGAAATTTTGTTAAATTTTTCTCTTGCTTTTAATCAAAGCTATCTCATCCATCCTTATCTAGAATTTTTTTTAAGTTACAAAAGGAACCCTATTGGTTGTTTTCCAAAAAAGTCTTTTCATCGAAAGGATTGCTACGTAATCATAAGGACTATGGAAATCCCTCCGCTCCCTTCTTTTCATCCGGTTCAATTTTTCGATCTTTCTCAAACACGCCATCAAAAATTGTTCCA
Encoded proteins:
- a CDS encoding division/cell wall cluster transcriptional repressor MraZ, which codes for MGKKRATYTDIFEHAFDEKGRITVPSEWRQEGYDSRLFVFPSKFHHLKVYPESWMEEIHQKIETLRLQDPIRQQLELLAQISQAVSWDQQGRISIKERLRKHSQIGKEAVLVGRLDHFEIWDQKKWQEETAGKSTSFEEAIEGMGL
- the rsmH gene encoding 16S rRNA (cytosine(1402)-N(4))-methyltransferase RsmH; translation: MEKKREEGQLLHVPVMLKEFLELCQPQENEKWIDGTFGYGGHTTALLEKGCKVLAMDMDEQAQQRAGLLREKGHHFYFFRKNFSEMAVACAQIGWDRVDGVLLDLGVSLGQLKDPQRGFSFQFPEAPLDMRMDSSKEKTAAFLLNNFSKEQLIRLFSVSCKPNESQRLAEEVERFRSIRPILRVKDFLEIILKARLSKAKGHVATRPFLALRMAVNEELEHLQKGLEEGARLLKEGGRLAVISFHSGEDRIVKRFFQNHCLPKGRHETEGETEREVFFCRIERRLVSREESRSNPRARSARLRIGWKIRSEEERQRLIK